Proteins from one Camelina sativa cultivar DH55 chromosome 8, Cs, whole genome shotgun sequence genomic window:
- the LOC104706981 gene encoding agamous-like MADS-box protein AGL80, with protein sequence MTRKKVKMAFIENETARKSTFKKRKRGVLKKAHELATLCDVPICVIVNSAYESNPEVWPSREEADKVVSQWRMMSVMDQTKKMVNQESFLQQRITKATESWRKARRENKELEMKNIMFDCLSGKTLVSRLPKSDLRDFGSVIEQHLKDVNRRMEILKRNDDESSSSLVPIDAATTSSVMPMIEMGSSSSSVMPMIEMGSSSVGFHEKILEQIQNTLNMKNTNKDLDLNKKQW encoded by the coding sequence atgacgagaaagaaagtgaaaatggCTTTTATTGAAAATGAGACAGCAAGAAAATCAactttcaagaaaagaaaaagaggtgtTCTGAAGAAAGCTCATGAGTTGGCAACACTATGTGACGTCCCCATCTGTGTTATCGTCAACAGTGCGTACGAGTCGAACCCGGAGGTGTGGCCATCGAGAGAGGAGGCTGACAAGGTTGTGTCCCAATGGAGGATGATGTCGGTGATGGACCAGACCAAGAAGATGGTGAACCAAGAGTCCTTTCTCCAACAAAGGATCACCAAAGCCACCGAGTCTTGGAGGAAGGCGCGGAGAGAGAACAAAGAGCTGGAGATGAAAAACATCATGTTTGATTGTCTTAGTGGCAAAACTTTGGTTTCTCGTCTCCCGAAAAGTGATCTTCGAGATTTCGGTTCTGTCATTGAACAACATCTCAAAGATGTTAATCGTAGGATGGAGATTCTGAAGAggaatgatgatgaatcatcTTCGTCCCTTGTTCCTATTGATGCCGCTACAACATCAAGTGTCATGCCTATGATTGAGATGggttcttcatcatcaagtGTCATGCCTATGATTGAGATGGGTTCTTCATCTGTTGGATTTCATGAAAAGATTCTAGAACAAATTCAGAATACTT